A genome region from Euphorbia lathyris chromosome 4, ddEupLath1.1, whole genome shotgun sequence includes the following:
- the LOC136225857 gene encoding flocculation protein FLO11-like isoform X2: protein MDSGIEFDAPLDYSTIQIFPAENRYEVFVCADDEVEKLACGLLEQLLPHLPGVNNLYREGSDANFKLQVAELHDKTWFTKSTLNRFFKIIASPDLVDSNKLIEAEISQLEEARKFHLPLYTEEHEDGFENGETDRCSSIGTVPTSKAEAKIASSDTSKDELLKAIDLRLTALRKELAAALNQAAGLTCSSKDVRNLIDFCDHFGVADLMNSLCKLLQLSHKSETSVLDTQAIMIMSRSDKTEKTNEDTQISRSTNLRTPVKYGVSPAVVAQVERQSSTESEKSSYSSDENQISAERSRALSRSAQPRRSASPMRRIQIGRSGSRRAPALTIKSLGHYPGRERTLTYGDADSNCSENEGSERISKKPQNDVRRISVQDAISLFERKQKDQSATQKRSSNPSLCTNKSVLRRWSAGTTECSATCQPEVVSEDPVPLSRETVATQGYSNCSGEGTLESNFTSAGEMTIKTDVSLKGSEIRKPDPVDTEKVANATKEQNTNRISTLSAEWSQQKEAELNQMRTKLMDNQRTKARKPQTSRNQNVSSEHRGGFYDHYKEKRDEKLRAENARKKAEKDARFRAMQQTLDEQKAAMASRSVKVVGKNNPSPKPQKSLNNSPQPANPKSESSKASAERKPSSRASTLPTTRKSWPSMPSTRVSSSSPSNIPAGLSSAGTTPTHRKPLSTPSLPRSTAKVERTQPRQRNVGERESNNRRPKVTEEKKQRTVRKPEKRAETKAAASPRDCSGTVTSKPSFYNKMTKKGSVVPLESRPFLRKGSGIASVKSKSSSQLEETSTNSGNMVETRDHEVVVNTSIPEIHHDDQDVTSVEHANAATETVMNNSCENSNDCVTDGNDNLKDTMESSTESSTKIHSQEESVISPAAWEEIDDNQNIQNSNYGGSSELASPIHITPVGLSSPHIRHSLSQMLQEESSEADAVEWGNAENPPAKAYQKHSPKGLKRLLKFARKSKGDANLLFSEEEDDSEESKVVSKRNTDNISRKVTHHSKNYGQQTGSFLVSHEKNIDPHQLLSAQSNKTKISTAASTTKASRSFFSLSAFRGSKPNEAKFH, encoded by the exons TGATGCACCTTTAGACTATTCAACTATTCAGATTTTTCCAGCCGAAAACAG ATATGAGGTATTTGTTTGTGCTGATGATGAAGTGGAGAAACTAGCTTGCGGATTGCTTGAACAACTATTGCCACATTTACCAGGAGTAAACAACTTGTACAGGGAAGGTTCCGATGCTAACTTCAAACTCCAAGTAGCTGAACTCCATGATAAAACATGGTTCACAAAGTCAACTTTAAACAG attttttaaaataattgctTCCCCGGATTTAGTGGATTCCAATAAGCTTATCGAAGCGGAAATTTCTCAGTTGGAGGAGGCCAGAAAATTTCATTTACCTTTATATACGGAG GAGCATGAGGATGGTTTTGAAAATGGGGAAACAG ATAGATGCAGCTCTATTGGGACAGTGCCAACATCCAAA GCTGAAGCAAAAATTGCGTCATCTGATACCTCAAA GGATGAATTGTTGAAAGCTATTGATTTGAGGCTCACAGCATTAAGAAAGGAGTTAGCTGCAGCTCTAAACCAGGCTGCTGGTCTCACTTGCTCTTCTAAAGATGTTAGGAATTTGATAGATTTTTGTGATCATTTTGGAGTAGCAGATTTAAT GAATTCTTTATGCAAATTACTACAACTCAGCCATAAGAGCGAGACATCTGTACTTGACACGCAGGCGATCATGATCATGTCTAGAAGTGACAAAACAGAAAAGACAAATGAAGATACTCAAATATCAAGATCAACAAATTTACGAACCCCAGTAAAATATGGTGTTTCTCCTGCAGTAGTTGCACAGGTTGAACGGCAGAGCTCAACAGAAAGTGAGAAGTCTTCTTACTCAAGTGATGAAAATCAAATATCCGCAGAAAGAAGTCGAGCTCTATCAAGGTCTGCACAACCAAGGAGGTCAGCTTCACCAATGCGAAGGATTCAAATAGGGCGAAGTGGATCGCGTCGGGCGCCTGCACTGACAATTAAGAGCCTTGGTCATTATCCTGGTAGAGAGAGGACTCTGACTTATGGAGATGCTGATTCAAACTGTAGCGAAAATGAAGGATCTGAACGAATCAGTAAGAAACCTCAGAATGATGTGCGGAGAATCAGTGTTCAAGATGCAATCAGTCTTTTTGAAAGAAAACAGAAGGATCAAAGTGCAACTCAAAAAAGGAGCTCTAATCCTTCTCTCTGTACAAATAAATCCGTGTTGAGAAGGTGGAGTGCTGGTACAACAGAATGTTCTGCTACCTGCCAACCGGAAGTTGTTTCCGAAGACCCTGTTCCACTGTCTCGTGAAACTGTTGCGACTCAAGGGTATTCAAATTGTTCAGGGGAAGGAACATTGGAGTCAAATTTTACATCTGCTGGTGAAATGACTATTAAAACTGATGTAAGTTTGAAAGGATCGGAAATAAGAAAACCTGATCCAGTAGATACAGAAAAAGTCGCTAATGCAACAAAAGAACAAAATACTAACAGGATATCAACATTATCAGCTGAATGGAGTCAACAAAAGGAAGCAGAACTGAATCAGATGCGGACAAAACTGATGGATAACCAGCGTACGAAAGCCAGGAAACCTCAAACTAGCAGAAACCAGAATGTCTCATCTGAGCACAGAGGTGGCTTTTATGACCATTACAAGGAGAAGCGAGATGAGAAACTTCGAGCAGAGAATGCTAGAAAGAAAGCGGAAAAAGATGCACGATTCCGTGCAATGCAGCAGACTCTTGATGAACAAAAAGCAGCAATGGCTTCCAGGAGTGTGAAGGTCGTAGGTAAAAACAATCCTTCACCGAAACCACAAAAATCACTCAATAATTCACCCCAACCTGCAAATCCCAAGAGTGAGAGCTCAAAGGCTTCTGCTGAAAGGAAGCCTTCATCCAGAGCATCAACTTTGCCCACTACTCGGAAATCATGGCCATCAATGCCCTCAACTAGAGTGTCATCGTCATCACCATCAAACATTCCTGCAGGGCTTTCATCTGCTGGCACTACACCAACACATCGGAAACCTCTGTCAACGCCATCACTTCCTCGATCAACTGCTAAAGTTGAAAGAACCCAGCCACGTCAAAGAAATGTCGGGGAGAGGGAGAGTAATAATAGGAGGCCAAAGGTTACGGAAGAGAAGAAACAGCGTACAGTAAGAAAACCTGAAAAAAGAGCTGAAACAAAAGCTGCAGCTTCCCCTCGAGATTGTTCTGGTACGGTTACGTCAAAGCCTAGTTTCTATAACAAGATGACCAAGAAAGGCAGTGTGGTACCCCTGGAATCAAGACCCTTTCTCCGCAAAGGATCTGGAATTGCTTCCGTTAAGTCTAAATCTTCTTCTCAGTTGGAGGAAACTTCAACAAACAGTGGGAATATGGTAGAAACTCGGGATCATGAGGTTGTTGTCAATACTTCTATCCCAGAGATTCATCATGACGACCAAGATGTTACATCTGTAGAGCATGCAAATGCTGCTACGGAAACAGTAATGAATAATAGTTGTGAGAACAGTAATGACTGTGTCACTGATGGGAATGACAACTTAAAAGATACAATGGAGTCCTCAACGGAGTCCTCAACGAAGATTCACTCCCAAGAAGAATCGGTGATCTCCCCTGCTGCGTGGGAGGAAATAGACGATAACCAAAACATACAAAATTCTAATTATGGTGGCTCATCTGAACTTGCTTCTCCAATCCATATCACTCCGGTTGGATTGTCGAGTCCACATATTCGTCATTCTTTGTCACAGATGCTGCAAGAAGAAAGCAGTGAAGCTGATGCAGTTGAGTGGGGAAATGCTGAAAATCCTCCGGCCAAGGCGTATCAAAAACATTCTCCCAAAGGGTTGAAGAGGCTTCTGAAATTTGCACGGAAGAGTAAAGGGGATGCAAATTTActcttttctgaagaagaggaTGATTCTGAGGAATCAAAAGTCGTCAGTAAGAGAAACACTGACAATATATCGAGGAAGGTGACACATCACTCGAAGAACTACGGACAGCAAACTGGTTCTTTCCTTGTCAGCCATGAGAAAAATATAGATCCTCATCAACTTCTATCTG CTCAATCAAACAAGACCAAAATTTCAACTGCTGCATCTACAACAAAAG CATCAAGGTCATTCTTTTCGCTTTCAGCATTTAGGGGAAGCAAACCAAATGAGGCAAAGTTCCATTGA
- the LOC136225857 gene encoding flocculation protein FLO11-like isoform X1: MDSGIEFDAPLDYSTIQIFPAENRYEVFVCADDEVEKLACGLLEQLLPHLPGVNNLYREGSDANFKLQVAELHDKTWFTKSTLNRFFKIIASPDLVDSNKLIEAEISQLEEARKFHLPLYTEEHEDGFENGETDRCSSIGTVPTSKAEAKIASSDTSKDELLKAIDLRLTALRKELAAALNQAAGLTCSSKDVRNLIDFCDHFGVADLMNSLCKLLQLSHKSETSVLDTQAIMIMSRSDKTEKTNEDTQISRSTNLRTPVKYGVSPAVVAQVERQSSTESEKSSYSSDENQISAERSRALSRSAQPRRSASPMRRIQIGRSGSRRAPALTIKSLGHYPGRERTLTYGDADSNCSENEGSERISKKPQNDVRRISVQDAISLFERKQKDQSATQKRSSNPSLCTNKSVLRRWSAGTTECSATCQPEVVSEDPVPLSRETVATQGYSNCSGEGTLESNFTSAGEMTIKTDVSLKGSEIRKPDPVDTEKVANATKEQNTNRISTLSAEWSQQKEAELNQMRTKLMDNQRTKARKPQTSRNQNVSSEHRGGFYDHYKEKRDEKLRAENARKKAEKDARFRAMQQTLDEQKAAMASRSVKVVGKNNPSPKPQKSLNNSPQPANPKSESSKASAERKPSSRASTLPTTRKSWPSMPSTRVSSSSPSNIPAGLSSAGTTPTHRKPLSTPSLPRSTAKVERTQPRQRNVGERESNNRRPKVTEEKKQRTVRKPEKRAETKAAASPRDCSGTVTSKPSFYNKMTKKGSVVPLESRPFLRKGSGIASVKSKSSSQLEETSTNSGNMVETRDHEVVVNTSIPEIHHDDQDVTSVEHANAATETVMNNSCENSNDCVTDGNDNLKDTMESSTESSTKIHSQEESVISPAAWEEIDDNQNIQNSNYGGSSELASPIHITPVGLSSPHIRHSLSQMLQEESSEADAVEWGNAENPPAKAYQKHSPKGLKRLLKFARKSKGDANLLFSEEEDDSEESKVVSKRNTDNISRKVTHHSKNYGQQTGSFLVSHEKNIDPHQLLSAQSNKTKISTAASTTKAASRSFFSLSAFRGSKPNEAKFH; the protein is encoded by the exons TGATGCACCTTTAGACTATTCAACTATTCAGATTTTTCCAGCCGAAAACAG ATATGAGGTATTTGTTTGTGCTGATGATGAAGTGGAGAAACTAGCTTGCGGATTGCTTGAACAACTATTGCCACATTTACCAGGAGTAAACAACTTGTACAGGGAAGGTTCCGATGCTAACTTCAAACTCCAAGTAGCTGAACTCCATGATAAAACATGGTTCACAAAGTCAACTTTAAACAG attttttaaaataattgctTCCCCGGATTTAGTGGATTCCAATAAGCTTATCGAAGCGGAAATTTCTCAGTTGGAGGAGGCCAGAAAATTTCATTTACCTTTATATACGGAG GAGCATGAGGATGGTTTTGAAAATGGGGAAACAG ATAGATGCAGCTCTATTGGGACAGTGCCAACATCCAAA GCTGAAGCAAAAATTGCGTCATCTGATACCTCAAA GGATGAATTGTTGAAAGCTATTGATTTGAGGCTCACAGCATTAAGAAAGGAGTTAGCTGCAGCTCTAAACCAGGCTGCTGGTCTCACTTGCTCTTCTAAAGATGTTAGGAATTTGATAGATTTTTGTGATCATTTTGGAGTAGCAGATTTAAT GAATTCTTTATGCAAATTACTACAACTCAGCCATAAGAGCGAGACATCTGTACTTGACACGCAGGCGATCATGATCATGTCTAGAAGTGACAAAACAGAAAAGACAAATGAAGATACTCAAATATCAAGATCAACAAATTTACGAACCCCAGTAAAATATGGTGTTTCTCCTGCAGTAGTTGCACAGGTTGAACGGCAGAGCTCAACAGAAAGTGAGAAGTCTTCTTACTCAAGTGATGAAAATCAAATATCCGCAGAAAGAAGTCGAGCTCTATCAAGGTCTGCACAACCAAGGAGGTCAGCTTCACCAATGCGAAGGATTCAAATAGGGCGAAGTGGATCGCGTCGGGCGCCTGCACTGACAATTAAGAGCCTTGGTCATTATCCTGGTAGAGAGAGGACTCTGACTTATGGAGATGCTGATTCAAACTGTAGCGAAAATGAAGGATCTGAACGAATCAGTAAGAAACCTCAGAATGATGTGCGGAGAATCAGTGTTCAAGATGCAATCAGTCTTTTTGAAAGAAAACAGAAGGATCAAAGTGCAACTCAAAAAAGGAGCTCTAATCCTTCTCTCTGTACAAATAAATCCGTGTTGAGAAGGTGGAGTGCTGGTACAACAGAATGTTCTGCTACCTGCCAACCGGAAGTTGTTTCCGAAGACCCTGTTCCACTGTCTCGTGAAACTGTTGCGACTCAAGGGTATTCAAATTGTTCAGGGGAAGGAACATTGGAGTCAAATTTTACATCTGCTGGTGAAATGACTATTAAAACTGATGTAAGTTTGAAAGGATCGGAAATAAGAAAACCTGATCCAGTAGATACAGAAAAAGTCGCTAATGCAACAAAAGAACAAAATACTAACAGGATATCAACATTATCAGCTGAATGGAGTCAACAAAAGGAAGCAGAACTGAATCAGATGCGGACAAAACTGATGGATAACCAGCGTACGAAAGCCAGGAAACCTCAAACTAGCAGAAACCAGAATGTCTCATCTGAGCACAGAGGTGGCTTTTATGACCATTACAAGGAGAAGCGAGATGAGAAACTTCGAGCAGAGAATGCTAGAAAGAAAGCGGAAAAAGATGCACGATTCCGTGCAATGCAGCAGACTCTTGATGAACAAAAAGCAGCAATGGCTTCCAGGAGTGTGAAGGTCGTAGGTAAAAACAATCCTTCACCGAAACCACAAAAATCACTCAATAATTCACCCCAACCTGCAAATCCCAAGAGTGAGAGCTCAAAGGCTTCTGCTGAAAGGAAGCCTTCATCCAGAGCATCAACTTTGCCCACTACTCGGAAATCATGGCCATCAATGCCCTCAACTAGAGTGTCATCGTCATCACCATCAAACATTCCTGCAGGGCTTTCATCTGCTGGCACTACACCAACACATCGGAAACCTCTGTCAACGCCATCACTTCCTCGATCAACTGCTAAAGTTGAAAGAACCCAGCCACGTCAAAGAAATGTCGGGGAGAGGGAGAGTAATAATAGGAGGCCAAAGGTTACGGAAGAGAAGAAACAGCGTACAGTAAGAAAACCTGAAAAAAGAGCTGAAACAAAAGCTGCAGCTTCCCCTCGAGATTGTTCTGGTACGGTTACGTCAAAGCCTAGTTTCTATAACAAGATGACCAAGAAAGGCAGTGTGGTACCCCTGGAATCAAGACCCTTTCTCCGCAAAGGATCTGGAATTGCTTCCGTTAAGTCTAAATCTTCTTCTCAGTTGGAGGAAACTTCAACAAACAGTGGGAATATGGTAGAAACTCGGGATCATGAGGTTGTTGTCAATACTTCTATCCCAGAGATTCATCATGACGACCAAGATGTTACATCTGTAGAGCATGCAAATGCTGCTACGGAAACAGTAATGAATAATAGTTGTGAGAACAGTAATGACTGTGTCACTGATGGGAATGACAACTTAAAAGATACAATGGAGTCCTCAACGGAGTCCTCAACGAAGATTCACTCCCAAGAAGAATCGGTGATCTCCCCTGCTGCGTGGGAGGAAATAGACGATAACCAAAACATACAAAATTCTAATTATGGTGGCTCATCTGAACTTGCTTCTCCAATCCATATCACTCCGGTTGGATTGTCGAGTCCACATATTCGTCATTCTTTGTCACAGATGCTGCAAGAAGAAAGCAGTGAAGCTGATGCAGTTGAGTGGGGAAATGCTGAAAATCCTCCGGCCAAGGCGTATCAAAAACATTCTCCCAAAGGGTTGAAGAGGCTTCTGAAATTTGCACGGAAGAGTAAAGGGGATGCAAATTTActcttttctgaagaagaggaTGATTCTGAGGAATCAAAAGTCGTCAGTAAGAGAAACACTGACAATATATCGAGGAAGGTGACACATCACTCGAAGAACTACGGACAGCAAACTGGTTCTTTCCTTGTCAGCCATGAGAAAAATATAGATCCTCATCAACTTCTATCTG CTCAATCAAACAAGACCAAAATTTCAACTGCTGCATCTACAACAAAAG CAGCATCAAGGTCATTCTTTTCGCTTTCAGCATTTAGGGGAAGCAAACCAAATGAGGCAAAGTTCCATTGA
- the LOC136225857 gene encoding flocculation protein FLO11-like isoform X3 produces MDSGIEFDAPLDYSTIQIFPAENRYEVFVCADDEVEKLACGLLEQLLPHLPGVNNLYREGSDANFKLQVAELHDKTWFTKSTLNRFFKIIASPDLVDSNKLIEAEISQLEEARKFHLPLYTEEHEDGFENGETDRCSSIGTVPTSKAEAKIASSDTSKDELLKAIDLRLTALRKELAAALNQAAGLTCSSKDVRNLIDFCDHFGVADLMNSLCKLLQLSHKSETSVLDTQAIMIMSRSDKTEKTNEDTQISRSTNLRTPVKYGVSPAVVAQVERQSSTESEKSSYSSDENQISAERSRALSRSAQPRRSASPMRRIQIGRSGSRRAPALTIKSLGHYPGRERTLTYGDADSNCSENEGSERISKKPQNDVRRISVQDAISLFERKQKDQSATQKRSSNPSLCTNKSVLRRWSAGTTECSATCQPEVVSEDPVPLSRETVATQGYSNCSGEGTLESNFTSAGEMTIKTDVSLKGSEIRKPDPVDTEKVANATKEQNTNRISTLSAEWSQQKEAELNQMRTKLMDNQRTKARKPQTSRNQNVSSEHRGGFYDHYKEKRDEKLRAENARKKAEKDARFRAMQQTLDEQKAAMASRSVKVVGKNNPSPKPQKSLNNSPQPANPKSESSKASAERKPSSRASTLPTTRKSWPSMPSTRVSSSSPSNIPAGLSSAGTTPTHRKPLSTPSLPRSTAKVERTQPRQRNVGERESNNRRPKVTEEKKQRTVRKPEKRAETKAAASPRDCSGTVTSKPSFYNKMTKKGSVVPLESRPFLRKGSGIASVKSKSSSQLEETSTNSGNMVETRDHEVVVNTSIPEIHHDDQDVTSVEHANAATETVMNNSCENSNDCVTDGNDNLKDTMESSTESSTKIHSQEESVISPAAWEEIDDNQNIQNSNYGGSSELASPIHITPVGLSSPHIRHSLSQMLQEESSEADAVEWGNAENPPAKAYQKHSPKGLKRLLKFARKSKGDANLLFSEEEDDSEESKVVSKRNTDNISRKVTHHSKNYGQQTGSFLVSHEKNIDPHQLLSETLLKRSARAT; encoded by the exons TGATGCACCTTTAGACTATTCAACTATTCAGATTTTTCCAGCCGAAAACAG ATATGAGGTATTTGTTTGTGCTGATGATGAAGTGGAGAAACTAGCTTGCGGATTGCTTGAACAACTATTGCCACATTTACCAGGAGTAAACAACTTGTACAGGGAAGGTTCCGATGCTAACTTCAAACTCCAAGTAGCTGAACTCCATGATAAAACATGGTTCACAAAGTCAACTTTAAACAG attttttaaaataattgctTCCCCGGATTTAGTGGATTCCAATAAGCTTATCGAAGCGGAAATTTCTCAGTTGGAGGAGGCCAGAAAATTTCATTTACCTTTATATACGGAG GAGCATGAGGATGGTTTTGAAAATGGGGAAACAG ATAGATGCAGCTCTATTGGGACAGTGCCAACATCCAAA GCTGAAGCAAAAATTGCGTCATCTGATACCTCAAA GGATGAATTGTTGAAAGCTATTGATTTGAGGCTCACAGCATTAAGAAAGGAGTTAGCTGCAGCTCTAAACCAGGCTGCTGGTCTCACTTGCTCTTCTAAAGATGTTAGGAATTTGATAGATTTTTGTGATCATTTTGGAGTAGCAGATTTAAT GAATTCTTTATGCAAATTACTACAACTCAGCCATAAGAGCGAGACATCTGTACTTGACACGCAGGCGATCATGATCATGTCTAGAAGTGACAAAACAGAAAAGACAAATGAAGATACTCAAATATCAAGATCAACAAATTTACGAACCCCAGTAAAATATGGTGTTTCTCCTGCAGTAGTTGCACAGGTTGAACGGCAGAGCTCAACAGAAAGTGAGAAGTCTTCTTACTCAAGTGATGAAAATCAAATATCCGCAGAAAGAAGTCGAGCTCTATCAAGGTCTGCACAACCAAGGAGGTCAGCTTCACCAATGCGAAGGATTCAAATAGGGCGAAGTGGATCGCGTCGGGCGCCTGCACTGACAATTAAGAGCCTTGGTCATTATCCTGGTAGAGAGAGGACTCTGACTTATGGAGATGCTGATTCAAACTGTAGCGAAAATGAAGGATCTGAACGAATCAGTAAGAAACCTCAGAATGATGTGCGGAGAATCAGTGTTCAAGATGCAATCAGTCTTTTTGAAAGAAAACAGAAGGATCAAAGTGCAACTCAAAAAAGGAGCTCTAATCCTTCTCTCTGTACAAATAAATCCGTGTTGAGAAGGTGGAGTGCTGGTACAACAGAATGTTCTGCTACCTGCCAACCGGAAGTTGTTTCCGAAGACCCTGTTCCACTGTCTCGTGAAACTGTTGCGACTCAAGGGTATTCAAATTGTTCAGGGGAAGGAACATTGGAGTCAAATTTTACATCTGCTGGTGAAATGACTATTAAAACTGATGTAAGTTTGAAAGGATCGGAAATAAGAAAACCTGATCCAGTAGATACAGAAAAAGTCGCTAATGCAACAAAAGAACAAAATACTAACAGGATATCAACATTATCAGCTGAATGGAGTCAACAAAAGGAAGCAGAACTGAATCAGATGCGGACAAAACTGATGGATAACCAGCGTACGAAAGCCAGGAAACCTCAAACTAGCAGAAACCAGAATGTCTCATCTGAGCACAGAGGTGGCTTTTATGACCATTACAAGGAGAAGCGAGATGAGAAACTTCGAGCAGAGAATGCTAGAAAGAAAGCGGAAAAAGATGCACGATTCCGTGCAATGCAGCAGACTCTTGATGAACAAAAAGCAGCAATGGCTTCCAGGAGTGTGAAGGTCGTAGGTAAAAACAATCCTTCACCGAAACCACAAAAATCACTCAATAATTCACCCCAACCTGCAAATCCCAAGAGTGAGAGCTCAAAGGCTTCTGCTGAAAGGAAGCCTTCATCCAGAGCATCAACTTTGCCCACTACTCGGAAATCATGGCCATCAATGCCCTCAACTAGAGTGTCATCGTCATCACCATCAAACATTCCTGCAGGGCTTTCATCTGCTGGCACTACACCAACACATCGGAAACCTCTGTCAACGCCATCACTTCCTCGATCAACTGCTAAAGTTGAAAGAACCCAGCCACGTCAAAGAAATGTCGGGGAGAGGGAGAGTAATAATAGGAGGCCAAAGGTTACGGAAGAGAAGAAACAGCGTACAGTAAGAAAACCTGAAAAAAGAGCTGAAACAAAAGCTGCAGCTTCCCCTCGAGATTGTTCTGGTACGGTTACGTCAAAGCCTAGTTTCTATAACAAGATGACCAAGAAAGGCAGTGTGGTACCCCTGGAATCAAGACCCTTTCTCCGCAAAGGATCTGGAATTGCTTCCGTTAAGTCTAAATCTTCTTCTCAGTTGGAGGAAACTTCAACAAACAGTGGGAATATGGTAGAAACTCGGGATCATGAGGTTGTTGTCAATACTTCTATCCCAGAGATTCATCATGACGACCAAGATGTTACATCTGTAGAGCATGCAAATGCTGCTACGGAAACAGTAATGAATAATAGTTGTGAGAACAGTAATGACTGTGTCACTGATGGGAATGACAACTTAAAAGATACAATGGAGTCCTCAACGGAGTCCTCAACGAAGATTCACTCCCAAGAAGAATCGGTGATCTCCCCTGCTGCGTGGGAGGAAATAGACGATAACCAAAACATACAAAATTCTAATTATGGTGGCTCATCTGAACTTGCTTCTCCAATCCATATCACTCCGGTTGGATTGTCGAGTCCACATATTCGTCATTCTTTGTCACAGATGCTGCAAGAAGAAAGCAGTGAAGCTGATGCAGTTGAGTGGGGAAATGCTGAAAATCCTCCGGCCAAGGCGTATCAAAAACATTCTCCCAAAGGGTTGAAGAGGCTTCTGAAATTTGCACGGAAGAGTAAAGGGGATGCAAATTTActcttttctgaagaagaggaTGATTCTGAGGAATCAAAAGTCGTCAGTAAGAGAAACACTGACAATATATCGAGGAAGGTGACACATCACTCGAAGAACTACGGACAGCAAACTGGTTCTTTCCTTGTCAGCCATGAGAAAAATATAGATCCTCATCAACTTCTATCTG AAACGCTACTAAAGAGAAGTGCCCGTGCAACATAG
- the LOC136226254 gene encoding GCN5-related N-acetyltransferase 3, chloroplastic, whose amino-acid sequence MEVGAMTTTPLNAYGGGYEIKKMKLRSINRRKRGIKVFSNLKSTRLPLFISTNPSLINPDDLKELYTRCNHSCHRFPAVDRNGKVVEAVDLKKLRVALSHSSILVSVFCNLRDVVVNDKEREVREGDGPLMGLGDVLRTFMPLPLVSPADAQLVGFGRAVSDLGLTAAIYDVMVTPSLQRRGIGKMIVNRMIRMLTSRDIYDISALCSVNERLFFKACGFGDDILGSTTMMYTRTAPTNSDFCSE is encoded by the exons ATGGAGGTAGGTGCCATGACCACCACGCCGTTGAACGCTTACGGTGGAGGTTATGAAATCAAGAAGATGAAATTAAGATCAATAAACAGAAGGAAACGAGGAATTAAAGTGTTTTCAAACTTAAAATCGACTAGACTTCCCCTTTTCATATCTACAAACCCATCCCTCATAAATCCCGACGACCTAAAAGAGCTCTACACCAGATGTAATCACTCGTGCCATCGATTTCCGGCGGTGGATCGGAACGGGAAGGTAGTAGAAGCGGTTGATTTGAAAAAGCTTCGTGTTGCTCTCTCTCACAGCTCTATTCTCGTCTCCGTCTTCTGCAATTTACGAGATGTAGTTGTTAATGATAAGGAGCGTGAAGTTAGAGAAGGAGACGGTCCGTTGATGGGGTTGGGAGATGTATTGCGGACATTTATGCCTCTGCCACTTGTATCTCCGGCCGACGCCCAATTAGTCGGATTTGGTCGCGCAGTTTCTGATCTCGGATTGACGGCTGCTATCTACGATGTCATG GTTACACCTTCATTACAAAGGAGGGGAATCGGGAAGATGATAGTTAATAGAATGATAAG AATGCTTACAAGCAGAGACATATACGATATTTCTGCCCTTTGCTCTGTTAATGAAAG GTTATTCTTCAAAGCATGTGGTTTCGGAGATGACATATTGGGTTCCACTACAATGATGTATACAAGAACTGCTCCAACTAATTCGGATTTTTGCTCGGAATAA